Genomic DNA from Clostridium sp. BJN0013:
TGAAGGAATATACATGTGAAAGTCTTATGAGAAATATAAGCATGGTGTTTCAAAATGTATATTTGTTTCATGATACCATTTTGAACAATATAAAGTTCGGATATCCGGAGGCAACCATGGAGGAAGTAGTTGAAGCGGCTAAAAGGGCCAGTTGCCATGAGTTTATAGAAAAGCTTCCTGAAGGATACAATACGTTAATTGGAGAGGGTGGAAGCAGCCTCTCAGGAGGAGAAAAACAGCGTATTTCCATTGCAAGGGCTATACTGAAGGATGCCCCAATAATTATTTTGGACGAGGCCACTTCAAGTGTGGATCCTGAAAATGAAAACCAGCTTCAGCTTGCCATCCGAGAACTTACAAAATACAAGACTGTTATTATGATTGCCCATCGTCTTTCAACAGTGAGAAATGCAGATAAAATTTTCGTGTTGAGTGAAGGACATATTGTACAAAGTGGAAAACATGAAGAACTTATAAGAGAGAAGGGCATCTACAGGGAGTTTATCCAGATAAGAAAAAAAGCCATTGGATGGAATCTGGGGTGACATTAGTATTAAAAAGAGTCTTTTTTGGTCAAGACTCTTTTTAATATTTAGAGTAATTTTAATTAATTTGTTTAAGAGAACTTTTCAAGTCCTCTTCAGGAGTACTGATTGGCCTTATATCAAAGGTATCCACTAGATATTGAAGTATATTAGGGGATATAAATGCAGGCAAACTTGGTCCTAAATATATTCCTTTTATTCCAAGGGATAATAATGCCAATAAATCTGCCACTGCTTTTTGTTCATACCAGGATAGTATTATTGTTAATGGAAGGGAATTTACATCTGTGTCAAAAGCATCTGCCAGTGCTGTAGCTATTCTAACTGCTGAATAGGCATCATTGCATTGCCCCACATCAAGTAATCTTGGAAGGCCCTCAATTGTTCCAAAATCCAATTTATTAAATCTATATTTTCCACAGGCTAAAGTAAGTATTATACAGTCATTAGGTACCATCTGTGCAAAGCTGGTATAGTAGTTTCTGCCAGGTCTTGCCCCATCACAACCGCCTATTAAAAAGAAATGTCTTATACTGCCTTTTTTTACGGCGTTTACTATTTCATTTGCATGAGATAGGGTTTCCTTATGACCAAATCCTACTAAAATCTCTTTTGTTTTTTCATCTTCTTTAAATCCTCCAAGTTCTAAAGCCTTATTTATTATTATACTAAAATCTTTTGTTCCATCTTCATTTACATCTATGTGCTGAACTCCATCCCATCCAACAACACTGGTGGCAAATATTCTGTCTTTATATGTTTCTCTTGGTCTCATTAAACAATTAGTAGTCATTAAAATACATCCAGGTATTCCGTCAAATTCTTTCTGTTGGTTTTGCCAGGCTGAACCATAGTTGCCTACCAGATGTTTATATTTTTTTAGCTCTGGATATCCATGTGCAGGCAGCATCTCCCCATGGGTATAAATATTGATTCCTGTGCCTTCTGTCTGCTGGAGAAGCATTTCCAAATCTCTTAAATCATGGCCTGATACAATTATAAAGGGTCCTTTTTTAATATTTACATTAACTTTGTGGACAGATGGATCTTTATATCTGGATGTATTGGCCTTATCCAATGTCTTCATAACCTCTATGCTCATATCACCCGTTCTCATTGTCATGCGGATCATGTCCTGCAGAGTTAAATTATCGTTGGTGGTGGCTTCTAATGCTAAAAAGTAGAATTGATCTATCTGCTCACTATTGTATCCTATAAATCTCGCTTGATGTCCATAGGCACTTATACCTTTTAATCCATACAATATGGTAGAGCGTAGGGATCTGATATCAGCATCCAGATTTTCGTCGTACATAATTCCAGCTTTAACTGAATCTTTTAACATATCTTCTTTTGTATCACTTAAATTATATGTAGCTGCATCTGGATATTTTCCTTCTGGAGATTTATTTCTCAATGATTCTTTTATTTTCTGTGATTCTTTTAATAATTTTACATGAGAGTTTGAATCAAAGTTTACATTTGTAAGAGTAGTAAATAAAGAATTCTCCAAAAATGTTACTATATTTTTATCTATAGTTTCTCCTCTGTCAATTAGTGTTTTAGCATAACAGGATATACCTTTCAATTGATATATCAATAAATCCTGTAGATTTGCAATTTCCGGGGTTTTACCACAAACTCCACTTTTTGTACATCCTTTTCCACCAAAGGTTTGTTCACATTGATAGCAAAACATAGAATTTCCCATTTTAATATCGCCTCCTGTAAATAATTATTCCATATAGTTATTATTATATTTTTGACAATAATTATTCTATAGGTATTCATTATTAGTTTATTCTAGTGATGTCATTGTTTTTATATTGTCAAAAGGTCAAAAACAAATAATGGATTTATTGAAGTAGTTTGGCATTTTGCCATATAATTTTTTACAGGCACCTGTAAAAAATATCTTGACATTTATAACAGGTACCAGTATAATAATGCTAAAGGTACCTGTTATAAATTAATTAAGGAGGATTTACTAGATGGAAAATAATTTTAACGAACTCTATGAAAAAATGTCAAAACTCCAGTGGCTTTTGCAGCGTCACCATTTGTTGAGCCATGCGCAATACGGCCCAATGGCCGATCCAACGCGCGGGCAGGGCAGAGTTTTAGCTATACTCAAGCTACAGGAGAGAATTAGTACCAAAGACCTTTCCTATCTGTTGGGTATTCGGCAGCAATCACTTAATGAGCTGCTAAACAAGCTGGAGAAGAAGGGCTACGTTGTCCGTGTCCCATCTGAGGAGGATAAGCGTATCATGCTGGTGACGCTGACTGAGAAGGGTAAAAATGAGCACCAGGAATCAGGTCTCAATTCCGAAAGTATTTTTAGCTGCCTCAGTGAAGAGGAACAGGCGGCATTCGGTAAATATCTGGACAGGATAATCACTGTGCTGGAGTCTCAACTTGGTGTTGAAGTGAACGATGACGAGTGGGATGAGTGGATGTGTGCTGCTCGTTCCCGTATGGGACATGAGCAAATTGAACGGCTCAGATCCATGCGCGGCGGATTTTTCGGCTCAAGATTCCATGATATGTGGTCCAGAAAATCGGCACATGAGCCGCCCAAGCCAAATGACCACGATCCGCATGGCAACTGGCAGAACGGTTTTCACTTTGGTGGACAAAGGGATAAAAAGCCGGAGGATAAATAATAAATAGATGTAAGAAATTTTAATATCATAGTGTTGGTGCCGCATATCTAAAAGCCAAAGGGCGGCACCTTTGTTTAAAATATAGCTGAAATGGAAAGAGACTATTTAGAGTTAAATCTAACCTACGGACAGCTAATAACCATATAAATGGGAATTAAAATTTGTATAGAAATATTCTGAAAATAATAAAAAGCACCAATTCATAGTATAAAATTGATTTGCAGCACAATTTTACTAGAAAAGGTGGCTTATTATGATCAATGATCAAGAATATATTACTACAGAATTAAAAAAAATACTAGAAAAAATGATAATTTTATCATCATACCGTTTAAATAACTTAATAGCTATAGTTGTAGGAATAATAGTTTCACAGTCAGTTATATTATCCAAAATATCTCAAGAGCTGAAGGATTCCTATTCTTCAGGTACAGAAGAAAGTAAAATTAAAAGATTGAGAAGATTTTTAACTAACAAGGCTATTAATTGTGAGAAAATATATGAATTCTTCGCATATAGGTTACTACAAAAGTATAAAAGTCATTCAAAGAAAATATATATAATTTTTGATCACACAACTATTATAGATAAATTTGTTATATTACAGTTTTCTTTAAAAGTGGGAAGAAGGGCAGTTCCCCTGTGGTATAAGATGTTCTTATATAAAGATGAGGGAAGTAAAGATTTCAAGTATATTAAACAAGGACTTAATTTTATACATAAAATAGTAGTTCCCTATAATTTTGATGTTACAATTTTAGCAGACAGGGGATTTAAAAGTGTCGATTTGTTTAAGTTTATAGATAAGACTTTAAAATTCAAGTATTGTATCAGGTGTACAAAAAATTTAAAAATATCAATATGCGGTAAACCAAATATAAAAAAGCTGGGAAATATAATACCTTTAAAGGGAAAGACAAGACACTTTTACAATGTAAAATTAACATCTAAAAAATATATATGCAATCTGGCAGTCTGCAGGGCAGAAAGTTCTGATGATACCTGGTTCATAGCAAATAATTTAGAACAGACCTTTTCAATTAGAGAATATAAAAAAAGATTTGATATAGAAGAAATGTTTAAAGATTTTAAATCTGGTGGGTTCAATTTAGAAGGTACCTGGACACATAATATCCAGTATGCAAGAACCTTATATTTATGCATTTGTATAGCTTACTGCTGGATGATAACCCTTGGAACATCTTGTACAAAAGATAAGAAAAATAAACTTATTGGGGCTACAAAAACATTGAGAGACAAACAGGTAAGAATCTACAGCTTATTTAGGGCTGGAGTTAAATGGTTCAAAAGATGTTATTATTCTTTAAGAAATACCTATTATTTAAAAATTGCTTTTACATTATATGAATATTAGTTCCTTTTATTTACATTGACATAAAACACTGTTATAAGTATAAATTTATACTTACATTTTAATCAATTTATTCAATAATAATCAATTAGGAATATGATTAAATCCTTGAGTATAAACATCAACATCAATCATTATACTTTAATGGAATTTTATATAAATTTACTGTCCGTAGGTCAGAGAGTTAAATGGATATAGTGTAGAAATTGTTCAAGATGGAAATAAAGGAATTGATATGGTCATGGAGGAAATGTATTATGTAATAATTGTTGATTTAATGCTTCCTGGAAAAATAGGTTTAAATTATAAATATAATTTTTGTTTATAAAAATATGAAAAGTATTGACTCTGACCTTTGGTAAGGGCGTATGATTATATATGAGGTGAAAAATTATGTTATACAAGGTTAAGGAAATTTCAGAACTTACAGGAGTTACAATAAAAACCTTATATTATTATCATAAAATAGGATTGCTGAAGCCGTGTAAAATAAGTGATGCAGGATATCGTCTTTATGGAGAAAAAGAACTTGAACGTCTTCAGCAAATATTATTTTATAGAGAACTTGATTTTTCCCTAAAAGATATT
This window encodes:
- a CDS encoding MarR family winged helix-turn-helix transcriptional regulator, translating into MENNFNELYEKMSKLQWLLQRHHLLSHAQYGPMADPTRGQGRVLAILKLQERISTKDLSYLLGIRQQSLNELLNKLEKKGYVVRVPSEEDKRIMLVTLTEKGKNEHQESGLNSESIFSCLSEEEQAAFGKYLDRIITVLESQLGVEVNDDEWDEWMCAARSRMGHEQIERLRSMRGGFFGSRFHDMWSRKSAHEPPKPNDHDPHGNWQNGFHFGGQRDKKPEDK
- the hcp gene encoding hydroxylamine reductase, with product MGNSMFCYQCEQTFGGKGCTKSGVCGKTPEIANLQDLLIYQLKGISCYAKTLIDRGETIDKNIVTFLENSLFTTLTNVNFDSNSHVKLLKESQKIKESLRNKSPEGKYPDAATYNLSDTKEDMLKDSVKAGIMYDENLDADIRSLRSTILYGLKGISAYGHQARFIGYNSEQIDQFYFLALEATTNDNLTLQDMIRMTMRTGDMSIEVMKTLDKANTSRYKDPSVHKVNVNIKKGPFIIVSGHDLRDLEMLLQQTEGTGINIYTHGEMLPAHGYPELKKYKHLVGNYGSAWQNQQKEFDGIPGCILMTTNCLMRPRETYKDRIFATSVVGWDGVQHIDVNEDGTKDFSIIINKALELGGFKEDEKTKEILVGFGHKETLSHANEIVNAVKKGSIRHFFLIGGCDGARPGRNYYTSFAQMVPNDCIILTLACGKYRFNKLDFGTIEGLPRLLDVGQCNDAYSAVRIATALADAFDTDVNSLPLTIILSWYEQKAVADLLALLSLGIKGIYLGPSLPAFISPNILQYLVDTFDIRPISTPEEDLKSSLKQIN
- a CDS encoding transposase, whose amino-acid sequence is MINDQEYITTELKKILEKMIILSSYRLNNLIAIVVGIIVSQSVILSKISQELKDSYSSGTEESKIKRLRRFLTNKAINCEKIYEFFAYRLLQKYKSHSKKIYIIFDHTTIIDKFVILQFSLKVGRRAVPLWYKMFLYKDEGSKDFKYIKQGLNFIHKIVVPYNFDVTILADRGFKSVDLFKFIDKTLKFKYCIRCTKNLKISICGKPNIKKLGNIIPLKGKTRHFYNVKLTSKKYICNLAVCRAESSDDTWFIANNLEQTFSIREYKKRFDIEEMFKDFKSGGFNLEGTWTHNIQYARTLYLCICIAYCWMITLGTSCTKDKKNKLIGATKTLRDKQVRIYSLFRAGVKWFKRCYYSLRNTYYLKIAFTLYEY